In Aedes albopictus strain Foshan chromosome 3, AalbF5, whole genome shotgun sequence, the following are encoded in one genomic region:
- the LOC109403367 gene encoding putative helicase MOV-10 isoform X1 — translation MDNHASGGFIPVHKRRSRPPVTHRNSQENLDHSKYSAKNSKTNHKSSRSNAANKENTNGNETHRTHANIVGRVERHRNAGGHMRRCICRWVMTYGRMADPYEFLMNYSDGQGCAVCRVNFHSEESRSEHFDGHGKEFAIFAKGGDRRVTRNAFRLEIKYLPKYSRMIIRVENDSNAVMILKSVYLMKLDKQFDATLVGPLRMAPGYLYEIEYTIEHCIPNHVYTVILLADVAGSQVELIEQYHVQMLKSTKIVGKPLKMDILAYHHIPDYLITLYKNNFEHSNNFNRLAILCLENLRQYMKQGLTPVNYIEQLRLLNMIEDYDLQTIFSTYTIHNATVTPAEQHRRYIIRVDQFQVAPAMLEIDGYVRITVHRSAGPRGANLEFINGYIDVITEDEIIVTMQTPVRFHLPCKVEFPLNRTQYKLEYNALNLISRVDLEKFLFPKSLPKKKKPVRQTEFRWFQPTIADNREQMTAIRNIVNMTAYPAPYILFGPPGTGKTSTIVEAVLQIWRNQPKANVLVAASSNLACDELTKRLKQFIPEEEIFRFFSRSCERNIDGIDIGILEISNLATGVYEVPSYEHVYKCRVTVSTVTNCGRFAQASISPTFFDYIFIDECGSAKEISALVPIAGVCTEGSKIHASIILAGDPKQLGPVVRMEYLKQTVHNTSLLDRLMSHGVYKRQQGQYNPQVITKLLDNYRSHNFLIHYSNQWFYDNELRARAAPDLADWAIGWDYLPNPAFPIIMHSVVGLTRMDRQCLSSFNKEEARCVLQYIQKILSDGINDRQIREEDIGVVTPYAKQVSYLRHGCRNYGWENVEVGSTEQYQGREKPIMILSTVRSQRDHVGFLSNSKRLNVAITRARALMIIVGNPDTLQRDPHWYRLLRYISENQGVRGVDFNLKKPDIDLSGQPFSYALEEADFA, via the exons TTCCGGTGCATAAACGAAGATCGCGCCCTCCGGTAACGCATCGTAACTCTCAGGAAAATTTGGACCATTCGAAATACTCGGCCAAAAACAGCAAGACCAACCACAAGTCCAGTCGGTCCAATGCAGCAAATAAGGAAAACACGAACGGCAACGAGACGCATCGGACCCACGCGAACATCGTTGGTCGCGTGGAACGTCACCGCAATGCCGGTGGCCACATGCGCCGCTGCATCTGCCGCTGGGTCATGACCTATGGCAGAATGGCCGATCCGTACGAGTTTCTGATGAACTACAGCGACGGGCAGGGGTGTGCCGTTTGCCGTGTGAATTTCCACTCGGAGGAAAGCCGATCGGAACACTTCGACGGGCACGGCAAGGAGTTTGCCATCTTTGCGAAGGGTGGCGATCGCCGCGTTACTCGCAATGCTTTCCGGCTGGAGATTAAGTATTTGCCGAAGTACTCGCGGATGATCATTCGCGTCGAGAACGACTCGAATGCGGTAATGATACTGAAGTCGGTGTATCTGATGAAGTTGGATAAACAGTTCGATGCCACCCTGGTGGGACCCCTGCGGATGGCTCCGGGCTACCTGTATGAAATAGAGTACACCATCGAGCACTGCATTCCGAACCACGTCTATACGGTCATTCTGCTGGCGGACGTTGCCGGCAGTCAAGTGGAACTGATCGAGCAGTATCACGTTCAGATGTTGAAGAGTACGAAGATTGTTGG AAAACCTCTCAAAATGGATATTTTGGCTTATCATCACATACCTGATTATCTTATAACCCTGTATAAGAACAATTTCGAGCACAGCAACAATTTCAACCGTTTGGCCATCCTTTGCTTGGAGAATCTTCG CCAATACATGAAACAGGGCTTAACCCCGGTCAACTACATAGAACAGCTTCGACTTCTGAACATGATCGAGGACTACGATCTGCAGACGATCTTTTCCACTTATACCATCCACAACGCCACGGTGACCCCGGCCGAACAGCACCGCCGGTACATTATCCGGGTGGATCAGTTCCAGGTGGCCCCGGCCATGCTGGAAATCGACGGCTACGTCAGGATTACCGTACACCGCAGTGCCGGTCCCCGTGGGGCCAACTTGGAGTTCATCAACGGTTACATCGACGTGATCACCGAGGACGAGATCATCGTAACGATGCAGACGCCGGTTCGGTTCCATCTGCCGTGCAAGGTGGAGTTTCCGCTGAACCGCACCCAGTACAAGTTGGAGTACAACGCGTTGAATCTGATCAGTCGGGTCGATCTGGAGAAGTTTCTCTTTCCGAAATCGCTGCCCAAGAAGAAGAAACCCGTGAGGCAAACTGA ATTCCGTTGGTTTCAGCCGACGATCGCGGATAACCGCGAGCAAATGACAGCCATCCGTAACATCGTCAACATGACGGCCTATCCGGCACCGTACATTCTGTTCGGACCGCCAGGAACCGGCAAAACTTCCACCATCGTAGAGGCCGTCCTCCAGATATGGAGGAATCAACCCAAAGCGAACGTGCTGGTGGCCGCGTCATCCAACCTGGCCTGCGACGAGTTAACCAAACGGCTGAAGCAGTTTATACCGGAAGAGGAAATCTTCAGGTTCTTCTCTCGATCGTGTGAGCGCAATATCGACGGAATCGACATCGGAATCTTGGAGATCTCGAACCTGGCCACGGGCGTTTACGAAGTGCCTTCGTATGAGCATGTCTATAAATGTCGCGTGACCGTCAGTACCGTAACGAACTGTGGCAGATTCGCCCAGGCTAGCATAAGTCCCACTTTTTTCGATTATATCTTCATCGACGAATGTGGCAGTGCCAAGGAGATATCCGCTCTGGTTCCCATAGCGGGTGTTTGCACCGAAGGTTCCAAAATTCACGCCAGCATCATCTTGGCCGGTGATCCGAAACAGCTGGGACCAGTGGTCCGTATGGAGTATCTGAAGCAAACCGTCCACAACACTTCGCTGCTGGATCGTCTCATGTCCCACGGTGTCTACAAAAGGCAGCAGGGTCAATACAACCCGCAGGTCATAACGAAACTGTTGGACAACTACCGATCACACAATTTCTTAATCCACTACTCGAACCAGTGGTTCTACGACAACGAACTGCGAGCTCGGGCTGCTCCGGATCTGGCGGATTGGGCCATCGGTTGGGACTACCTGCCGAATCCGGCCTTCCCGATCATTATGCACTCGGTGGTCGGCTTGACGCGGATGGACCGGCAGTGTCTGAGTTCGTTCAACAAGGAAGAAGCGCGGTGCGTTCTGCAGTATATCCAGAAAATTCTTTCCGATGGAATCAACGATCGGCAGATACGGGAGGAAGACATCGGCGTCGTGACGCCGTACGCCAAACAG GTATCCTACCTGCGGCACGGTTGCCGCAACTACGGCTGGGAAAATGTGGAAGTGGGCTCGACGGAGCAGTACCAAGGTCGCGAGAAGCCCATCATGATCCTGTCGACGGTCCGTTCGCAGCGCGACCACGTTGGGTTTCTGTCCAATAGCAAGCGTCTGAACGTGGCCATTACCCGTGCGCGGGCCCTGATGATCATCGTGGGCAATCCGGACACACTGCAACGCGATCCCCACTGGTATCGCCTGCTGCGATACATATCGGAAAACCAGGGCGTCCGGGGGGTGGACTTTAACCTTAAGAAGCCCGACATCGACCTGTCGGGTCAACCGTTTTCGTATGCGCTGGAAGAGGCCGATTTTGCTTGA
- the LOC109403367 gene encoding putative helicase MOV-10 isoform X2, whose protein sequence is MDNHASGGFIPVHKRRSRPPVTHRNSQENLDHSKYSAKNSKTNHKSSRSNAANKENTNGNETHRTHANIVGRVERHRNAGGHMRRCICRWVMTYGRMADPYEFLMNYSDGQGCAVCRVNFHSEESRSEHFDGHGKEFAIFAKGGDRRVTRNAFRLEIKYLPKYSRMIIRVENDSNAVMILKSVYLMKLDKQFDATLVGPLRMAPGYLYEIEYTIEHCIPNHVYTVILLADVAGSQVELIEQYHVQMLKSTKIVGKPLKMDILAYHHIPDYLITLYKNNFEHSNNFNRLAILCLENLRFRWFQPTIADNREQMTAIRNIVNMTAYPAPYILFGPPGTGKTSTIVEAVLQIWRNQPKANVLVAASSNLACDELTKRLKQFIPEEEIFRFFSRSCERNIDGIDIGILEISNLATGVYEVPSYEHVYKCRVTVSTVTNCGRFAQASISPTFFDYIFIDECGSAKEISALVPIAGVCTEGSKIHASIILAGDPKQLGPVVRMEYLKQTVHNTSLLDRLMSHGVYKRQQGQYNPQVITKLLDNYRSHNFLIHYSNQWFYDNELRARAAPDLADWAIGWDYLPNPAFPIIMHSVVGLTRMDRQCLSSFNKEEARCVLQYIQKILSDGINDRQIREEDIGVVTPYAKQVSYLRHGCRNYGWENVEVGSTEQYQGREKPIMILSTVRSQRDHVGFLSNSKRLNVAITRARALMIIVGNPDTLQRDPHWYRLLRYISENQGVRGVDFNLKKPDIDLSGQPFSYALEEADFA, encoded by the exons TTCCGGTGCATAAACGAAGATCGCGCCCTCCGGTAACGCATCGTAACTCTCAGGAAAATTTGGACCATTCGAAATACTCGGCCAAAAACAGCAAGACCAACCACAAGTCCAGTCGGTCCAATGCAGCAAATAAGGAAAACACGAACGGCAACGAGACGCATCGGACCCACGCGAACATCGTTGGTCGCGTGGAACGTCACCGCAATGCCGGTGGCCACATGCGCCGCTGCATCTGCCGCTGGGTCATGACCTATGGCAGAATGGCCGATCCGTACGAGTTTCTGATGAACTACAGCGACGGGCAGGGGTGTGCCGTTTGCCGTGTGAATTTCCACTCGGAGGAAAGCCGATCGGAACACTTCGACGGGCACGGCAAGGAGTTTGCCATCTTTGCGAAGGGTGGCGATCGCCGCGTTACTCGCAATGCTTTCCGGCTGGAGATTAAGTATTTGCCGAAGTACTCGCGGATGATCATTCGCGTCGAGAACGACTCGAATGCGGTAATGATACTGAAGTCGGTGTATCTGATGAAGTTGGATAAACAGTTCGATGCCACCCTGGTGGGACCCCTGCGGATGGCTCCGGGCTACCTGTATGAAATAGAGTACACCATCGAGCACTGCATTCCGAACCACGTCTATACGGTCATTCTGCTGGCGGACGTTGCCGGCAGTCAAGTGGAACTGATCGAGCAGTATCACGTTCAGATGTTGAAGAGTACGAAGATTGTTGG AAAACCTCTCAAAATGGATATTTTGGCTTATCATCACATACCTGATTATCTTATAACCCTGTATAAGAACAATTTCGAGCACAGCAACAATTTCAACCGTTTGGCCATCCTTTGCTTGGAGAATCTTCG ATTCCGTTGGTTTCAGCCGACGATCGCGGATAACCGCGAGCAAATGACAGCCATCCGTAACATCGTCAACATGACGGCCTATCCGGCACCGTACATTCTGTTCGGACCGCCAGGAACCGGCAAAACTTCCACCATCGTAGAGGCCGTCCTCCAGATATGGAGGAATCAACCCAAAGCGAACGTGCTGGTGGCCGCGTCATCCAACCTGGCCTGCGACGAGTTAACCAAACGGCTGAAGCAGTTTATACCGGAAGAGGAAATCTTCAGGTTCTTCTCTCGATCGTGTGAGCGCAATATCGACGGAATCGACATCGGAATCTTGGAGATCTCGAACCTGGCCACGGGCGTTTACGAAGTGCCTTCGTATGAGCATGTCTATAAATGTCGCGTGACCGTCAGTACCGTAACGAACTGTGGCAGATTCGCCCAGGCTAGCATAAGTCCCACTTTTTTCGATTATATCTTCATCGACGAATGTGGCAGTGCCAAGGAGATATCCGCTCTGGTTCCCATAGCGGGTGTTTGCACCGAAGGTTCCAAAATTCACGCCAGCATCATCTTGGCCGGTGATCCGAAACAGCTGGGACCAGTGGTCCGTATGGAGTATCTGAAGCAAACCGTCCACAACACTTCGCTGCTGGATCGTCTCATGTCCCACGGTGTCTACAAAAGGCAGCAGGGTCAATACAACCCGCAGGTCATAACGAAACTGTTGGACAACTACCGATCACACAATTTCTTAATCCACTACTCGAACCAGTGGTTCTACGACAACGAACTGCGAGCTCGGGCTGCTCCGGATCTGGCGGATTGGGCCATCGGTTGGGACTACCTGCCGAATCCGGCCTTCCCGATCATTATGCACTCGGTGGTCGGCTTGACGCGGATGGACCGGCAGTGTCTGAGTTCGTTCAACAAGGAAGAAGCGCGGTGCGTTCTGCAGTATATCCAGAAAATTCTTTCCGATGGAATCAACGATCGGCAGATACGGGAGGAAGACATCGGCGTCGTGACGCCGTACGCCAAACAG GTATCCTACCTGCGGCACGGTTGCCGCAACTACGGCTGGGAAAATGTGGAAGTGGGCTCGACGGAGCAGTACCAAGGTCGCGAGAAGCCCATCATGATCCTGTCGACGGTCCGTTCGCAGCGCGACCACGTTGGGTTTCTGTCCAATAGCAAGCGTCTGAACGTGGCCATTACCCGTGCGCGGGCCCTGATGATCATCGTGGGCAATCCGGACACACTGCAACGCGATCCCCACTGGTATCGCCTGCTGCGATACATATCGGAAAACCAGGGCGTCCGGGGGGTGGACTTTAACCTTAAGAAGCCCGACATCGACCTGTCGGGTCAACCGTTTTCGTATGCGCTGGAAGAGGCCGATTTTGCTTGA